A window of Clavibacter michiganensis contains these coding sequences:
- a CDS encoding GtrA family protein, whose amino-acid sequence MSPRRSLASLGVQIAQFGLVGGAGFLVDLAVFNLLRATVFHPDAVEAGPLLAKVASTVVAIAVNWVGNRYWTFGKQRTTRRGREALEFLAVSLLGMVIGLACLYVSHYVLGLTSPLADNVSANVIGLGLGSAVRFVLYRQWVYSPARRHAAPQVPVASGTARTEDADRVAVS is encoded by the coding sequence ATGTCCCCCCGTCGCTCCCTCGCCTCGCTCGGCGTGCAGATCGCGCAGTTCGGGCTCGTCGGCGGCGCGGGCTTCCTGGTCGACCTCGCGGTCTTCAACCTGCTCCGCGCCACCGTCTTCCACCCCGACGCCGTCGAGGCCGGGCCGCTGCTCGCCAAGGTCGCCTCCACCGTCGTCGCCATCGCCGTCAACTGGGTGGGCAACCGCTACTGGACCTTCGGCAAGCAGCGCACCACGCGCCGCGGCCGGGAGGCGCTCGAGTTCCTGGCGGTGAGCCTCCTCGGCATGGTCATCGGGCTCGCGTGCCTGTACGTCTCGCACTACGTGCTGGGGCTCACGTCGCCGCTCGCGGACAACGTCTCGGCCAACGTCATCGGCCTCGGGCTCGGATCCGCCGTGCGCTTCGTGCTCTACCGCCAGTGGGTCTACTCCCCCGCTCGGCGCCATGCGGCACCGCAGGTCCCCGTCGCGTCCGGGACCGCGCGCACGGAGGACGCGGACCGGGTCGCGGTCTCCTAG
- a CDS encoding 5-(carboxyamino)imidazole ribonucleotide synthase, with the protein MTPTVGVVGGGQLARMMIAPAVELGIGIRVLAEADGMSAGLAATAVGDYRDLDVVRAFARDVDVITFDHEHVPQHVLRALVAEGVAVHPGPDALLVAQDKLLMRERLEQLGVPVPVWARVADREALAEFLADNGGVAVVKTPRGGYDGKGVRVVRSADEAGDWFDALGTGDALLAEELVDYARELAQSVARRPSGDIAAWPVVESIQRDGVCAEVIAPAHGASARLREAAEEMARGIAEGLGVTGVLAVELFETVDGRLLVNELAMRPHNTGHWSMDGAVTGQFEQHLRAVLDLPLGSTRPLAPWSVMINVLGGPESGTVADRYPRALADQPDARFHFYGKDPRPGRKVGHVTVVGDDLDETAYRARAAAAFFRG; encoded by the coding sequence ATGACGCCCACCGTAGGAGTCGTCGGAGGCGGCCAGCTCGCCCGGATGATGATCGCTCCCGCCGTGGAGCTCGGCATCGGGATCCGCGTGCTCGCCGAGGCCGACGGCATGTCCGCCGGTCTCGCCGCCACGGCGGTCGGCGACTACCGCGACCTCGACGTCGTCCGTGCCTTCGCCCGGGACGTCGACGTGATCACGTTCGACCACGAGCACGTGCCGCAGCACGTCCTCCGCGCGCTCGTCGCCGAGGGCGTGGCGGTGCACCCGGGCCCGGACGCCCTGCTCGTCGCGCAGGACAAGCTGCTCATGCGGGAGCGGCTCGAGCAGCTGGGCGTCCCGGTGCCCGTGTGGGCGCGCGTCGCCGACCGGGAGGCGCTCGCAGAGTTCCTCGCCGACAACGGCGGCGTCGCGGTCGTGAAGACGCCGCGCGGCGGATACGACGGCAAGGGCGTGCGGGTGGTGCGCTCCGCCGACGAGGCGGGCGACTGGTTCGACGCGCTCGGCACGGGCGACGCGCTGCTCGCGGAGGAGCTCGTCGACTACGCGCGCGAGCTCGCGCAGTCCGTCGCCCGGCGGCCCTCGGGCGACATCGCCGCGTGGCCCGTCGTCGAGTCGATCCAGCGCGACGGCGTGTGCGCCGAGGTCATCGCGCCCGCGCACGGCGCGAGCGCCCGGCTGCGCGAGGCGGCGGAGGAGATGGCGCGCGGGATCGCGGAGGGGCTCGGCGTCACGGGCGTGCTCGCGGTCGAGCTGTTCGAGACCGTCGACGGGCGCCTGCTCGTCAACGAGCTGGCCATGCGCCCGCACAACACCGGCCACTGGTCGATGGACGGCGCGGTCACCGGCCAGTTCGAGCAGCACCTGCGCGCGGTGCTCGACCTGCCGCTCGGATCCACCCGGCCGCTCGCGCCGTGGTCCGTCATGATCAACGTCCTGGGCGGGCCGGAGAGCGGCACCGTCGCCGACCGCTACCCGCGGGCGCTCGCCGACCAGCCCGACGCGCGCTTCCACTTCTACGGCAAGGACCCGCGACCCGGCCGCAAGGTGGGGCACGTCACGGTGGTGGGCGACGACCTCGACGAGACCGCGTACCGGGCGCGCGCGGCCGCGGCGTTCTTCCGGGGCTGA
- the rfbD gene encoding dTDP-4-dehydrorhamnose reductase, whose translation MSRILVTGARGMLGQDLLPALARHDVTAPARSELDIADEAAVRAAVAGHDVVVNLAAYTAVDAAEEHEEEARAVNATGAGVLARAAAREGARIVHVSTDYVFDGSADAPYPEDAPHAPVSAYGRTKAEGERLVLAGHPAGASVVRTAWLYGAGGPSFPSTMLRLAGTHETVSVVDDQRGQPTWTVDLAARLVELVEAGAPAGVFHGTSSGVATWYDLARAVFAEAGLDPERVRPTDSASFVRPAPRPAYSVLGHDGWARVGLAPLRDWREALSDAAAHGVLRAP comes from the coding sequence GTGAGCCGGATCCTCGTCACCGGCGCCCGCGGGATGCTCGGGCAGGACCTCCTCCCGGCCCTCGCCCGCCACGACGTGACCGCGCCCGCGCGCTCCGAGCTCGACATCGCCGACGAGGCCGCGGTCCGCGCGGCCGTCGCCGGGCACGACGTGGTCGTGAACCTCGCGGCGTACACCGCGGTCGACGCGGCCGAGGAGCACGAGGAGGAGGCCCGCGCCGTCAACGCGACGGGCGCCGGCGTCCTCGCGCGGGCCGCCGCCCGGGAGGGCGCCCGCATCGTGCACGTGTCCACCGACTACGTGTTCGACGGCTCCGCCGACGCGCCGTACCCGGAGGACGCCCCGCACGCTCCCGTCTCCGCCTACGGCCGCACCAAGGCCGAGGGCGAGCGGCTCGTGCTCGCGGGCCACCCGGCGGGCGCGAGCGTCGTGCGCACCGCCTGGCTGTACGGCGCGGGGGGCCCGAGCTTCCCGTCGACCATGCTGCGGCTCGCGGGGACGCACGAGACGGTGTCCGTCGTCGACGACCAGCGCGGGCAGCCGACGTGGACGGTCGACCTGGCGGCGCGCCTCGTCGAGCTCGTCGAGGCCGGCGCTCCCGCGGGCGTGTTCCACGGGACGTCGTCGGGCGTCGCCACCTGGTACGACCTGGCGCGGGCCGTCTTCGCCGAGGCGGGACTCGATCCCGAGCGCGTGCGGCCCACCGACAGCGCGTCCTTCGTGCGGCCGGCGCCCCGCCCCGCGTACTCCGTGCTCGGCCACGACGGCTGGGCGCGCGTGGGGCTCGCCCCGCTGCGGGACTGGCGGGAGGCGCTGTCCGACGCCGCCGCCCACGGCGTCCTCCGGGCACCCTGA
- a CDS encoding LCP family protein, which produces MSLTQPIRHPDSRSPRIMTTRAWWLVVLNVLIPGSAQVLAGNRRLGRVGLASTLAVWALAVVGGGLALFARGALIQVVSQEWLLVVLQALLAAYAVLWVVLSLDTLRLARIVRVAPRARPVIAALSVLLLVGTAGSAGYAAYIVGVGRGALGGIFGDYATEAPVDGRYNIMLLGGDAGSDRAGLRPDSITVVSIDADTGRATMVGLPRDMEKVPFSDGSPLQKRYPNGYQRCDVDACMLNSIYTEVEVYKQDLYPDAKEKGSLPGIEAMREAVQGVTGLTIQYYALIDMQGFSEMVDALGGIDIDVKRRIGMGSGHDDKFRPVPIPEWIEPGQQKLDGYHALWYARSRYQTTDYDRMSRQREVQQAVLKQFDPANVLTKFDAIAQAGQQVVRTDIPRGMLGYFTQLALKTKDQPIDDLEIVPPRFDSQKPDFPAIRQAIQQQFANGSAG; this is translated from the coding sequence GTGAGCCTGACGCAGCCCATCCGGCACCCGGACAGCCGGTCGCCGCGCATCATGACCACCCGGGCCTGGTGGCTCGTGGTGCTGAACGTCCTCATCCCCGGATCCGCCCAGGTCCTCGCGGGGAACCGCCGCCTCGGCCGCGTCGGCCTCGCCTCCACGCTCGCCGTGTGGGCGCTCGCCGTCGTGGGCGGCGGCCTCGCGCTGTTCGCGCGCGGCGCGCTCATCCAGGTCGTGTCCCAGGAGTGGCTGCTCGTGGTGCTGCAGGCGCTGCTGGCGGCGTACGCCGTGCTGTGGGTCGTGCTCTCGCTCGACACCCTGCGGCTCGCGCGCATCGTCCGCGTCGCGCCCCGGGCCCGCCCGGTCATCGCGGCGCTGTCGGTGCTGCTCCTGGTCGGCACGGCCGGATCCGCGGGCTACGCCGCCTACATCGTGGGCGTCGGCCGCGGCGCCCTGGGCGGTATCTTCGGCGACTACGCCACCGAGGCCCCGGTCGACGGCCGGTACAACATCATGCTGCTCGGCGGCGACGCGGGCAGCGACCGCGCGGGCCTGCGCCCCGACAGCATCACCGTCGTCAGCATCGACGCCGACACCGGGCGCGCCACCATGGTCGGCCTGCCACGCGACATGGAGAAGGTGCCGTTCTCCGACGGCTCGCCGCTCCAGAAGCGCTACCCGAACGGCTACCAGCGCTGCGACGTGGACGCCTGCATGCTCAACTCCATCTACACCGAGGTCGAGGTCTACAAGCAGGACCTCTACCCCGACGCGAAGGAGAAGGGCAGCCTCCCCGGCATCGAGGCGATGCGCGAGGCCGTGCAGGGCGTCACGGGGCTCACGATCCAGTACTACGCGCTCATCGACATGCAGGGCTTCTCCGAGATGGTGGACGCGCTCGGCGGCATCGACATCGACGTGAAGCGCCGCATCGGCATGGGCTCGGGGCACGACGACAAGTTCCGGCCGGTGCCCATCCCCGAGTGGATCGAGCCGGGCCAGCAGAAGCTCGACGGCTACCACGCGCTCTGGTACGCGCGATCCCGCTACCAGACCACCGACTACGACCGGATGTCGCGCCAGCGCGAGGTGCAGCAGGCGGTGCTCAAGCAGTTCGACCCGGCCAACGTGCTCACCAAGTTCGACGCGATCGCGCAGGCCGGCCAGCAGGTGGTCAGGACCGACATCCCGCGCGGCATGCTCGGCTACTTCACGCAGCTCGCGCTGAAGACGAAGGACCAGCCCATCGACGACCTGGAGATCGTGCCGCCGAGGTTCGACTCGCAGAAGCCCGACTTCCCGGCCATCCGCCAGGCGATCCAGCAGCAGTTCGCGAACGGCTCAGCGGGCTGA
- a CDS encoding ABC transporter ATP-binding protein, with the protein MPRTSESDALPRIIVENVRKSFLLRHTHSIKETVIAAVRRKPLASTFDALEDVSFSVRPGESVALLGFNGSGKSTLLKLISGVYQPDSGEVLARGRIAGLIEVGAGFHPDLSGRENIYLNAAILGMEQHEIDARFDQIVEFSEIEKFIDTEVKHYSSGMFLRLAFSVAIHTEVDILLVDEILSVGDEPFQRKCLAKIRELHDQGKTLVVVSHDLDMVSDLCERGILIQSGKVAFDGPSKDAVERMRRS; encoded by the coding sequence TTGCCCAGGACCTCTGAGTCGGACGCGCTCCCGCGCATCATCGTGGAGAACGTGCGGAAGTCGTTCCTGCTGCGCCACACGCACTCCATCAAGGAGACGGTGATCGCCGCCGTCCGCCGCAAGCCGCTCGCCAGCACCTTCGACGCGCTGGAGGACGTCAGCTTCTCCGTGCGTCCCGGCGAGTCCGTCGCGCTGCTCGGGTTCAACGGCTCCGGCAAGTCCACGCTCCTGAAGCTCATCTCGGGCGTCTACCAGCCGGACAGCGGCGAGGTGCTCGCCCGCGGGCGCATCGCGGGCCTCATCGAGGTGGGCGCGGGCTTCCACCCCGACCTGTCCGGGCGCGAGAACATCTACCTGAACGCGGCGATCCTCGGCATGGAGCAGCACGAGATCGATGCGCGCTTCGACCAGATCGTCGAGTTCAGCGAGATCGAGAAGTTCATCGACACCGAGGTCAAGCACTACTCCTCGGGCATGTTCCTGCGGCTCGCGTTCTCGGTCGCGATCCACACCGAGGTCGACATCCTCCTGGTCGACGAGATCCTCTCCGTCGGCGACGAGCCGTTCCAGCGCAAGTGCCTCGCGAAGATCCGCGAGCTGCACGACCAGGGCAAGACCCTCGTGGTCGTGAGCCACGACCTCGACATGGTGTCGGACCTGTGCGAGCGCGGGATCCTCATCCAGTCCGGGAAGGTCGCGTTCGACGGCCCGTCCAAGGACGCCGTCGAGCGGATGCGCCGGAGCTGA
- a CDS encoding glycosyltransferase family 4 protein, whose amino-acid sequence MTTTLRVIIDQLTGPTPGGIGRYAEDLTSAIVASTPSGCEVEGVVSAVTPEQTADLERRLPGLARITRVPLPRRELSRAWQLGLPTPGTTGMVHAPGLLAPLRRHDRVNTNDQIVATIHDVNAWTHPESMTSASVAWTKAMAKRARKHADAVVVPSHALAEELARYVDLGDRVRVIGGAVSPRIVLPEDPDARAAELDLPAEYLLTVGSLEPRKGVQALVQALVRPETGDLPLLIVGPATWGDVELAQVADEAGVDPSRVRSLGSLTDADLAVALDRATVFVHPSLSEGFGLPVVEALSFGTPVVHSDAPALLEVAADAGVVVPREDPDGYPLRLAEAIGGLLSDTAARERLAVVGQDRARAFSWRDSAEKVWQLHADL is encoded by the coding sequence GTGACCACCACGCTGCGCGTGATCATCGACCAGCTGACCGGCCCCACGCCCGGCGGCATCGGCCGCTACGCCGAGGACCTGACGAGCGCGATCGTCGCGTCGACGCCGAGCGGCTGCGAGGTCGAGGGCGTCGTCTCCGCTGTCACGCCCGAGCAGACGGCCGACCTCGAGCGGCGCCTGCCCGGCCTCGCCCGCATCACGCGCGTCCCGCTCCCCCGCCGCGAGCTGTCCCGCGCCTGGCAGCTGGGCCTCCCGACGCCCGGCACTACCGGCATGGTCCACGCGCCCGGCCTCCTCGCTCCGCTGCGCCGCCACGACCGCGTCAACACGAACGACCAGATCGTCGCCACCATCCACGACGTCAACGCGTGGACGCACCCGGAGAGCATGACGAGCGCATCCGTCGCCTGGACGAAGGCCATGGCCAAGCGCGCGCGGAAGCACGCCGACGCCGTCGTGGTCCCGTCGCACGCGCTGGCCGAGGAGCTCGCGCGCTACGTCGACCTGGGCGACCGGGTGCGGGTGATCGGCGGGGCCGTGAGCCCGCGCATCGTCCTGCCGGAGGATCCCGACGCCCGCGCCGCCGAGCTCGACCTGCCCGCCGAGTACCTGCTCACCGTCGGCAGCCTCGAGCCGCGCAAGGGCGTCCAGGCGCTCGTGCAGGCGCTCGTGCGCCCGGAGACCGGCGACCTGCCGCTCCTCATCGTCGGCCCCGCGACGTGGGGCGACGTCGAGCTCGCGCAGGTGGCGGACGAGGCGGGCGTCGACCCGTCGCGCGTGCGCAGCCTCGGATCCCTCACGGACGCCGACCTGGCCGTCGCGCTCGACCGCGCCACGGTGTTCGTGCACCCGAGCCTGTCGGAGGGCTTCGGCCTGCCGGTCGTGGAGGCGCTGTCCTTCGGCACGCCCGTCGTGCACTCGGACGCGCCGGCGCTCCTCGAGGTCGCGGCCGACGCGGGCGTCGTGGTGCCGCGCGAGGATCCCGACGGCTACCCGCTGCGCCTCGCCGAGGCCATCGGCGGCCTGCTCTCCGACACGGCGGCGCGCGAGCGCCTGGCCGTCGTCGGGCAGGACCGCGCACGTGCCTTCAGCTGGCGTGACTCCGCTGAGAAGGTCTGGCAGCTGCACGCCGACCTGTAG
- a CDS encoding acyl-CoA carboxylase subunit epsilon, with the protein MSDAHGSADAALGGFRVLGGSPTEEELAAATAVIAALAAQPAAEQPVRRAPDAWQRSQRSVRGTLVPGPGRWRGFSG; encoded by the coding sequence GTGAGCGACGCGCACGGGTCGGCGGACGCCGCGCTCGGCGGCTTCCGCGTCCTCGGCGGTTCCCCCACCGAGGAGGAGCTCGCCGCCGCCACGGCGGTCATCGCGGCGCTGGCGGCGCAGCCCGCCGCCGAGCAGCCCGTGCGCCGCGCGCCGGACGCGTGGCAGCGATCGCAGCGCAGCGTCCGCGGCACGCTGGTGCCGGGTCCCGGTCGCTGGCGCGGCTTCTCGGGCTGA
- a CDS encoding acyl-CoA carboxylase subunit beta, which produces MYTTAGKLADLKRRYHEAVTASGEAAIEKQHARGKMTARERIDQLLDHGSFVELDEFVRHRTHAFGMDAKRPYGDSVVTGTGTINGRQVAVYSQDFTIFGGSLGEVAGEKIIKVMELAIKTGVPIIGILDSGGARIQEGVVALGKYGEIFRLNTRASGVIPQISLIMGPAAGGAVYSPALTDFVIMVDKTSHMFVTGPDVIKTVTGEEVGFEELGGALTHNKVSGVAHYLASDEDDALDYARTLLGFLPDNNLAELPEFPRTVDLEMTARDHELDTIIPDSPNQPYDMKTIIERIVDDGEFLETQPLFAPNIIVGFARVEGRSVGIVANQPNAMAGTLNIEAGEKASRFVRFCDAFSIPILTLVDVPGYLPGTEQEWTGVIRRGAKLLYAYAEATVPLVTVITRKAYGGAYIVMGSKQLGADINLAWPTAEIAVMGGQGAVNILYRGEIKGAEQAGEDVAAVRTRLANEYTYNVASPFLAAERGELDNVIQPAATRASVVKALRALRTKRASLPPKKHGNIPL; this is translated from the coding sequence ATGTACACGACCGCAGGCAAGCTCGCCGACCTGAAGAGGCGCTACCACGAGGCCGTCACCGCGAGCGGCGAGGCCGCCATCGAGAAGCAGCACGCGCGCGGCAAGATGACCGCCCGCGAGCGCATCGACCAGCTGCTCGACCACGGGTCGTTCGTCGAGCTCGACGAGTTCGTCCGCCACCGCACCCACGCGTTCGGCATGGACGCGAAGCGGCCATACGGCGACTCGGTCGTCACGGGCACGGGCACGATCAACGGCCGCCAGGTCGCCGTCTACTCGCAGGACTTCACGATCTTCGGCGGATCCCTCGGCGAGGTCGCGGGCGAGAAGATCATCAAGGTCATGGAGCTCGCCATCAAGACGGGCGTGCCCATCATCGGCATCCTCGACTCCGGCGGCGCCCGCATCCAGGAGGGCGTGGTCGCGCTCGGCAAGTACGGCGAGATCTTCCGCCTCAACACGCGCGCGTCGGGCGTGATCCCGCAGATCTCGCTGATCATGGGCCCGGCCGCGGGCGGCGCCGTGTACTCCCCCGCGCTCACCGACTTCGTGATCATGGTCGACAAGACCAGCCACATGTTCGTCACCGGCCCGGACGTCATCAAGACCGTCACGGGCGAGGAGGTCGGCTTCGAGGAGCTCGGCGGCGCCCTCACCCACAACAAGGTCTCGGGCGTCGCGCACTACCTCGCGAGCGACGAGGACGACGCGCTCGACTACGCGCGCACGCTCCTCGGGTTCCTGCCGGACAACAACCTCGCCGAGCTGCCGGAGTTCCCCCGCACGGTCGACCTCGAGATGACGGCGCGCGACCACGAGCTCGACACGATCATCCCGGACAGCCCGAACCAGCCCTACGACATGAAGACGATCATCGAGCGCATCGTCGACGACGGCGAGTTCCTGGAGACGCAGCCGCTGTTCGCGCCGAACATCATCGTCGGGTTCGCGCGAGTCGAGGGCCGCTCCGTGGGCATCGTCGCCAACCAGCCGAACGCGATGGCGGGCACGCTCAACATCGAGGCGGGCGAGAAGGCCAGCCGCTTCGTGCGGTTCTGCGACGCGTTCTCCATCCCGATCCTCACGCTCGTCGACGTGCCCGGGTACCTCCCCGGCACCGAGCAGGAGTGGACGGGCGTCATCCGCCGCGGGGCGAAGCTGCTGTACGCGTACGCCGAGGCGACCGTGCCGCTCGTCACCGTCATCACGCGCAAGGCGTACGGCGGCGCGTACATCGTCATGGGATCCAAGCAGCTGGGCGCCGACATCAACCTCGCGTGGCCGACGGCCGAGATCGCGGTGATGGGCGGCCAGGGCGCCGTCAACATCCTCTACCGCGGCGAGATCAAGGGCGCCGAGCAGGCCGGCGAGGACGTCGCGGCAGTCCGCACCCGGCTGGCGAACGAGTACACGTACAACGTCGCGAGCCCGTTCCTCGCGGCGGAGCGCGGCGAGCTCGACAACGTCATCCAGCCGGCGGCCACGCGTGCGTCGGTCGTCAAGGCCCTGCGGGCGCTGCGCACCAAGCGCGCGAGCCTGCCGCCCAAGAAGCACGGGAACATCCCGCTGTGA
- a CDS encoding ABC transporter permease, which produces MSSMTSSEAREFSRPGTGAGLLDVYRRRYLLSLLVRKEVQVRYRGSVLGWLWSYVKPAAQFAVFFIAMGVFLRLNQNQVNYPIYLFSGIILINFYTEAFSNSTKSLVDNGALIKKIYLPRELFPVSSTFVALVNFLPQLVILLVVCLFVGWAPTPVQVLGILLGVAIIGTLAIGLGMLFGAANVSFRDSQNFVELIVMVVVWASPVLYPFAQVRDVLPDWLLVVYQLNPVTAAVELFHAGFWYPTTGGTGDLPENLWMYGFIALGVSLLSLLLGQLVFKKLEGRFAQDL; this is translated from the coding sequence GTGTCGAGCATGACGAGTTCCGAGGCGCGGGAGTTCTCGAGGCCCGGCACGGGCGCGGGCCTCCTCGACGTCTACCGTCGCCGCTACCTCCTCTCCCTGCTCGTGCGCAAGGAGGTGCAGGTCAGGTACCGCGGCTCGGTGCTCGGATGGCTGTGGTCGTACGTGAAGCCGGCGGCGCAGTTCGCGGTGTTCTTCATCGCGATGGGCGTGTTCCTGCGGCTCAACCAGAACCAGGTCAACTACCCGATCTACCTGTTCTCGGGCATCATCCTCATCAACTTCTACACGGAGGCGTTCTCCAACTCGACGAAGTCCCTCGTCGACAACGGGGCGCTGATCAAGAAGATCTACCTGCCGCGGGAGCTGTTCCCGGTGTCGAGCACCTTCGTGGCGCTCGTGAACTTCCTGCCGCAGCTGGTGATCCTGCTGGTGGTCTGCCTCTTCGTGGGGTGGGCGCCGACGCCGGTGCAGGTCCTGGGGATCCTGCTGGGCGTCGCCATCATCGGCACCCTGGCCATCGGCCTCGGCATGCTGTTCGGCGCCGCCAACGTCTCGTTCCGCGACTCCCAGAACTTCGTCGAGCTCATCGTCATGGTGGTCGTGTGGGCCTCCCCGGTGCTCTACCCCTTCGCCCAGGTCCGCGACGTGCTGCCGGACTGGCTGCTCGTGGTCTACCAGCTGAACCCGGTCACGGCCGCGGTCGAGCTCTTCCACGCGGGCTTCTGGTACCCGACCACCGGCGGCACGGGCGACCTGCCCGAGAACCTGTGGATGTACGGCTTCATCGCCCTCGGCGTCTCGCTCCTGAGCCTCCTGCTCGGGCAGCTCGTCTTCAAGAAGCTGGAGGGGCGCTTTGCCCAGGACCTCTGA
- the purE gene encoding 5-(carboxyamino)imidazole ribonucleotide mutase yields MEPVNPDTPALVGLVMGSDSDWNVMEKASRALDALGIAHEVEVLSAHRTPERMIAYGQTARERGIRVIIAGAGGAAHLPGMIASVTTLPVIGVPVPLSTLDGMDSLLSIVQMPAGVPVATVSIGGAENAGLLAARILSTSDDRIADALARHRAELAELVERKNAALQQKVSSRT; encoded by the coding sequence ATGGAGCCCGTGAATCCCGACACCCCTGCACTCGTCGGCCTCGTCATGGGCTCCGACTCCGACTGGAACGTGATGGAGAAGGCGTCCCGCGCGCTCGACGCCCTGGGCATCGCCCACGAGGTCGAGGTGCTCTCGGCGCATCGCACGCCCGAGCGCATGATCGCCTACGGGCAGACCGCGCGCGAGCGGGGCATCCGCGTGATCATCGCGGGTGCGGGCGGCGCCGCCCACCTCCCCGGGATGATCGCCTCCGTCACGACCCTGCCCGTCATCGGCGTGCCCGTGCCCCTGTCGACCCTCGACGGCATGGACTCGCTGCTGTCGATCGTGCAGATGCCCGCGGGCGTCCCCGTCGCCACCGTCTCCATCGGCGGCGCCGAGAACGCGGGGCTCCTCGCCGCGCGCATCCTCTCCACGTCCGACGACCGCATCGCGGATGCCCTCGCGCGCCACCGGGCCGAGCTCGCCGAGCTCGTGGAGCGCAAGAACGCCGCGCTGCAGCAGAAGGTGTCGTCGCGCACGTGA
- a CDS encoding PH domain-containing protein, translating to MAHTGDTQRYAPGEGGRALPVRGGRRARRKAEKEERRRVAEDEAGRLTSSHDVDPRLGRPAAPPASPQQQVVAADPERVLVRLRPHGRALTLPVLLLLAICLTGGYFGGWFPEPWENALLLVSLAGVAVFVTLLPVLVWLNRRYTVTTRRLIVSHGFFVRTRQELLHSRGYDVTLRRGPLQHLHRSGHVSINAGLESPVVLRDVPSAVLVVQALQDLMEENANMVAERRRQEESRRGRPGDPAWRQQDEPRSVWPDDTQPWQRG from the coding sequence ATGGCGCACACGGGTGACACGCAGCGGTACGCACCCGGAGAGGGCGGGCGGGCGCTCCCCGTCCGCGGCGGACGCCGGGCCCGCCGCAAGGCCGAGAAGGAGGAGCGCCGTCGCGTCGCCGAGGACGAGGCGGGTCGCCTGACCTCGTCGCACGACGTGGATCCGCGCCTCGGCCGCCCCGCCGCCCCGCCTGCCTCGCCGCAGCAGCAGGTGGTCGCCGCCGACCCCGAGCGCGTGCTCGTCCGCCTCCGCCCGCACGGCCGTGCCCTCACGCTCCCCGTGCTGCTGCTGCTCGCGATCTGCCTCACGGGCGGGTACTTCGGCGGCTGGTTCCCGGAGCCGTGGGAGAACGCGCTGCTGCTCGTGTCCCTCGCCGGCGTCGCGGTGTTCGTCACGCTGCTGCCCGTGCTGGTCTGGCTGAACCGCCGGTACACGGTCACGACCAGGCGCCTCATCGTGTCGCACGGCTTCTTCGTCCGCACCCGGCAGGAGCTGCTCCACTCCCGCGGGTACGACGTGACCCTCCGGCGCGGCCCGCTGCAGCACCTGCACCGCAGCGGCCACGTCTCCATCAACGCCGGCCTCGAGTCGCCCGTCGTGCTCCGGGACGTGCCGTCTGCGGTGCTCGTCGTCCAGGCGCTCCAGGACCTCATGGAGGAGAACGCCAACATGGTGGCCGAGCGCCGCCGGCAGGAAGAGTCGCGTCGCGGGCGGCCCGGCGACCCGGCGTGGCGGCAGCAGGACGAGCCCCGTTCGGTGTGGCCGGACGACACGCAGCCGTGGCAGCGCGGCTGA
- a CDS encoding biotin--[acetyl-CoA-carboxylase] ligase: MDLPLSRLAAPRLLALDSVGSTNDELSRRASADPAAWPDGSVVLTLDQTAGRGRRGRVWVAPPGRTLAVSVLCVPGRADLDPGWLPLVAGLALVATLRDVVPSPAEVTLKWPNDVHVDGRKVSGILGELVAPGRMLVGTGLNLTLEEAELPTPTSTSLRLAGVPDPDVDAILAAYLRAFRTRYLAWAAADGDARAAGLVDELTRTCATIGRDVRVELPGGGELLGRATGVDDDGRLTVESAGDRAVTSVAAGDVTHLRYQ; this comes from the coding sequence ATGGACCTCCCGCTCAGCCGCCTCGCCGCCCCGCGCCTCCTCGCCCTGGACTCGGTCGGCTCGACCAACGACGAGCTCTCCCGGCGGGCGTCCGCGGATCCGGCCGCGTGGCCGGACGGATCCGTCGTGCTCACGCTCGACCAGACGGCGGGGCGCGGCCGCCGCGGCCGCGTCTGGGTGGCGCCGCCCGGGCGCACCCTCGCGGTGAGCGTGCTCTGCGTCCCCGGGCGAGCGGACCTCGACCCCGGCTGGCTGCCGCTCGTGGCCGGGCTCGCGCTCGTCGCGACCCTGCGCGACGTCGTGCCGTCGCCCGCCGAGGTGACGCTCAAGTGGCCGAACGACGTGCACGTGGACGGGCGCAAGGTGTCCGGGATCCTCGGCGAGCTGGTCGCCCCCGGCCGCATGCTGGTGGGCACCGGCCTCAACCTGACGCTCGAGGAGGCGGAGCTGCCGACGCCCACCTCCACGTCGCTCCGGCTGGCGGGCGTGCCCGACCCGGACGTGGACGCGATCCTGGCCGCCTACCTCCGGGCGTTCCGCACCCGGTACCTGGCCTGGGCGGCCGCCGACGGCGATGCGCGCGCAGCGGGCCTCGTCGACGAGTTGACCCGCACCTGCGCCACCATCGGCCGCGACGTCCGCGTCGAGCTGCCGGGCGGCGGCGAGCTCCTCGGGCGCGCGACCGGGGTCGACGACGACGGGCGGCTCACCGTCGAGTCCGCCGGGGATCGGGCCGTCACGTCTGTCGCCGCCGGCGACGTGACGCATCTGCGGTATCAATGA